The following are from one region of the Leptospira terpstrae serovar Hualin str. LT 11-33 = ATCC 700639 genome:
- a CDS encoding tetratricopeptide repeat protein — translation MKFRILSLLFLCFILIFMGCRYPIAKQEDLESDTLFLEVSNSSATECNAEGIRLSKSIQLDQAESVWDKCVQTNPNEVAVHLNRLRFYFLLDEFELLKEKITKEAPSRSSVTYTNILKELEIRLRNDERVVVLDALSRVKGWELYSYEELANYYLQTGNYVYAEGYFNQILELVPFHENALYGMADIQVQKGNWYSLLDYAKSLEVASKKNKDFHFYFLKANYELGRYEEALKWAESATVSEKTQIGFLEIWRDTLLVLKDFPRWDGLLPYYRKAVEKGYSVPESVFFPTLSKEGKDVRKASRTGRS, via the coding sequence TTGAAATTTCGAATTTTATCCCTCTTATTTCTTTGTTTTATACTCATTTTTATGGGATGTAGATATCCCATTGCAAAACAAGAGGATTTGGAATCCGATACTTTGTTTTTAGAAGTGTCGAATTCCAGTGCGACAGAGTGTAATGCAGAAGGAATTCGGCTGTCGAAGTCCATCCAACTCGACCAAGCAGAGTCTGTTTGGGACAAATGCGTACAAACCAATCCAAATGAAGTTGCCGTCCATTTGAACCGACTTCGATTTTATTTTTTGTTAGATGAATTCGAACTACTCAAAGAAAAAATTACAAAGGAAGCTCCATCTCGGTCCTCAGTGACCTATACTAATATTTTAAAAGAATTGGAAATCCGTTTGCGAAATGACGAAAGGGTTGTTGTGCTTGATGCCCTATCTCGTGTAAAGGGATGGGAATTGTATTCTTATGAAGAGTTAGCAAATTATTATTTACAAACAGGTAACTATGTTTATGCGGAAGGTTATTTTAACCAAATTTTAGAGCTAGTCCCATTCCATGAAAACGCTCTTTATGGAATGGCAGACATCCAAGTCCAAAAAGGTAACTGGTACAGTCTGTTAGATTATGCAAAATCTTTAGAAGTTGCTTCTAAAAAGAATAAGGATTTTCATTTTTACTTTTTAAAGGCCAATTATGAATTAGGGCGATATGAAGAAGCCTTAAAATGGGCAGAGTCAGCGACTGTTAGCGAAAAAACACAGATCGGTTTTTTAGAAATTTGGCGAGATACTTTACTGGTCTTAAAAGATTTTCCTAGATGGGACGGGCTTTTACCTTACTACCGTAAGGCGGTAGAGAAAGGTTATTCTGTTCCGGAGTCGGTTTTTTTTCCTACTCTTTCCAAAGAAGGAAAGGATGTTAGGAAAGCTTCTCGTACAGGAAGAAGTTAA
- the folP gene encoding dihydropteroate synthase, which yields MAEIFGILNITTDSFSDGGKFLNPEDAIQQGTKLLQEGADWLDVSGQSSNIEATLVTEEEEWQRVEPVIRHFVPKGVRISLDSFRPAVQKKGIEAGVRCLNDITGFTYEGDRSFLKHSIEKHPELKLIIMHSHNRNIAKYKSDLTPEKVVKKVQTFFRDRRSELISLGIPETALYFDPGMGFFLSEDPMVSFQVLQELEILKLEFPQLMVGVSRKSFLGNVLGNLPIIDREFATLACELHLIRYKIPLIRTHNVLKLRQAEKIWNLCQDRE from the coding sequence ATGGCCGAAATCTTCGGAATTTTAAACATTACCACTGACTCATTTAGTGATGGGGGAAAATTTCTTAACCCAGAGGACGCAATCCAACAAGGTACGAAACTTTTACAAGAAGGTGCTGACTGGTTGGATGTATCGGGTCAATCTTCTAACATTGAAGCCACGCTAGTTACGGAAGAGGAAGAGTGGCAAAGAGTCGAGCCAGTCATTCGCCATTTTGTCCCTAAGGGAGTTCGGATCAGTCTTGATAGCTTTAGACCCGCAGTACAAAAAAAGGGAATTGAAGCGGGTGTTCGTTGCCTCAACGACATCACGGGTTTTACCTATGAAGGGGACCGTAGTTTTCTAAAACATTCCATCGAAAAACACCCGGAATTAAAACTCATCATCATGCATTCGCATAACAGAAATATTGCGAAATATAAATCAGACCTAACGCCAGAAAAAGTTGTGAAAAAAGTCCAAACTTTTTTTAGAGACCGTCGTTCCGAACTAATCTCACTTGGCATTCCTGAAACGGCCCTTTACTTTGATCCCGGAATGGGATTTTTTTTGAGTGAGGATCCGATGGTTTCTTTTCAAGTTTTACAAGAATTGGAAATCCTAAAATTGGAATTCCCCCAATTAATGGTTGGAGTATCTAGAAAGTCTTTTCTCGGAAATGTACTTGGAAATTTACCAATCATTGATAGAGAGTTTGCCACTTTGGCCTGTGAACTCCATCTAATACGATACAAAATTCCTTTGATTCGAACGCATAACGTCCTTAAGCTCCGACAAGCGGAAAAAATTTGGAATTTATGCCAAGACAGAGAATGA
- a CDS encoding OmpA family protein, whose translation MKKLLISLIILAFPLLAQPLPKAKDVRFYQPLNTQNVEYNPIISPTGRYLVFQSNRPGGEGGMDLWISENLSFPDRMKLPVWSPPKNFRELNTSNFEGMFSILFDEEEKPYELYFTSVRDKTQADPKKNREGYDGLNLYYTKINQRTGLWSVPIHINEVNSHFEDKMPAVSPDGCSMVFSSNRPGGLGGFDLWISKREPTTGTKETVPDKPKIKCRDGIWQKPISMGTVINTNDDEISPNYHWDGLRLYFSSNRTDKNRKFSFYYSEFNEAQNIFETPILLGSPFNTKGQLSGESTGFPFDTPADYSTYSLWEESDNEGISVTFDDLWFYFSSNRPGGEGQFDIYRTMVPEDLRRTYEFVFRGLVLDGSEAIMIGLDSTLKIYDDTRPIQVITSKRIGGDLSIADAENFRTTIKTGKLYRVEVSSPGFHPTEVLLDLRGNVGKDKEQYSQIILQPIRPTKEERPDKTIQGIRFIVKDRKTDLVIPNAICYYFDDLTRKGKSLESKDARFDLEKSPTMDFEILVRAKGYKEETFLFSKDKISGMEGKETVLYLRNLNDFDNLYNTIIYFPFNERVLSDEDKKKLDLFADFLIQHKNEKVEIGGHTDNIGNKEYNISLSEDRALSVYQYMRLKGVPKERMKVQAYHYSQPIAENETEEGRSRNRRVNFKKID comes from the coding sequence ATGAAAAAACTCCTTATTTCCTTAATCATTTTGGCATTCCCACTTCTGGCGCAGCCTTTACCAAAGGCGAAGGATGTAAGGTTTTACCAGCCACTCAACACACAAAATGTGGAATACAACCCAATCATATCCCCAACAGGAAGGTATTTAGTATTCCAATCCAATCGACCAGGTGGTGAGGGAGGGATGGATCTTTGGATTTCAGAAAACTTAAGTTTTCCAGACCGAATGAAATTACCTGTATGGTCGCCGCCGAAAAATTTTCGTGAACTCAATACATCCAATTTTGAAGGTATGTTTTCCATCCTTTTTGATGAAGAGGAAAAACCATACGAGCTCTACTTTACTTCAGTGCGTGATAAAACACAAGCTGATCCAAAAAAGAACCGTGAAGGTTATGATGGGCTTAACCTCTATTATACAAAGATCAATCAAAGGACCGGTCTTTGGTCTGTTCCCATTCATATCAATGAAGTTAATTCCCATTTTGAAGATAAAATGCCTGCCGTTTCGCCTGATGGATGTTCGATGGTATTTTCATCAAACCGACCAGGGGGACTCGGGGGATTTGATCTTTGGATTTCGAAAAGAGAACCCACAACAGGAACAAAGGAAACAGTTCCAGATAAACCAAAAATTAAATGTCGAGATGGGATTTGGCAAAAGCCAATTTCTATGGGAACGGTTATCAATACAAACGATGATGAAATTAGTCCCAATTACCACTGGGATGGACTTCGTTTGTATTTTAGTTCGAATCGAACTGATAAAAATCGTAAATTTAGTTTTTACTATAGTGAGTTTAATGAGGCACAAAATATTTTTGAAACGCCTATATTGTTAGGTTCTCCTTTTAATACTAAAGGTCAATTGTCAGGTGAATCTACAGGATTCCCATTTGATACTCCTGCAGATTATTCAACTTATAGCCTTTGGGAAGAAAGTGATAATGAAGGTATTTCTGTAACCTTTGATGACTTGTGGTTTTATTTTTCATCTAACAGACCAGGTGGGGAAGGCCAGTTCGATATTTATAGAACTATGGTTCCAGAAGACCTAAGGCGTACATACGAATTTGTATTTCGTGGTCTTGTGCTCGATGGATCAGAAGCCATCATGATAGGACTTGATTCTACTCTCAAGATATATGATGATACAAGACCTATTCAAGTGATTACATCAAAACGAATCGGTGGAGACTTATCCATTGCGGATGCAGAAAATTTTCGTACAACGATCAAAACAGGAAAACTATACCGAGTAGAAGTTTCTTCACCTGGGTTTCATCCTACAGAAGTTCTTTTAGATTTGAGAGGAAATGTTGGAAAGGATAAAGAACAATATTCTCAGATCATCTTACAACCAATTCGCCCAACGAAAGAGGAACGACCTGACAAAACCATCCAAGGAATTCGATTTATTGTCAAAGACAGGAAAACAGACCTTGTCATTCCCAATGCCATCTGTTATTATTTTGATGATTTAACTCGTAAGGGAAAATCTTTAGAATCAAAAGATGCACGTTTTGACCTGGAAAAATCTCCTACAATGGATTTTGAAATTTTGGTACGAGCAAAAGGATATAAAGAAGAAACATTCCTTTTTTCCAAAGATAAAATTTCAGGAATGGAAGGGAAAGAAACCGTACTTTATCTAAGAAATTTAAATGATTTTGACAATTTGTATAATACAATTATTTATTTCCCATTCAACGAACGGGTATTGAGTGATGAAGATAAGAAAAAATTGGATCTTTTTGCTGACTTCCTGATCCAACATAAGAATGAAAAAGTTGAAATCGGTGGACATACTGATAATATAGGGAATAAGGAATACAACATCAGTTTGAGCGAAGATAGGGCTCTTTCTGTTTATCAATACATGCGACTCAAAGGTGTTCCAAAGGAACGAATGAAGGTACAGGCCTACCATTATTCTCAGCCGATTGCAGAAAATGAAACAGAAGAAGGACGATCTCGAAATAGACGTGTGAATTTCAAAAAGATAGACTAA
- a CDS encoding DUF1577 domain-containing protein, protein MINRVKIHFEQERDYLPLEAVRTLPEFFKQMMGGNGLYLKGYDTPIRAKFKGERPDGAHIWELETIPELIETIFTVQATPSFHVEVDYELINQKDNLLLGKIIDRRQTYATRQDPRNEKVRGNVVASNFLVAKTNIDFSKLTGVSSQVILSDIQRTVLKDYPQSKVVFLSVSIHSDEIDLMKEHKKPLFILDTETFESFSSEDVFNPKKTFEDEFLLDDKIQEYKKKKIGSYIYYPLFIQMKDMHFFAYISLETERPGIPGEVLDLFKEVERTFQERIMDSNTHILDIKQNVLNVSRGGVALEVNDMEIIRALKVKPTFTLDINFKLQAPIRMAVELRHLEEVNDYFRLGGRITGVSGDKKAKEIYHSLIDFFG, encoded by the coding sequence ATGATCAATCGTGTTAAAATTCATTTCGAGCAAGAAAGAGATTACCTTCCATTAGAGGCAGTCAGAACATTACCCGAATTCTTCAAACAAATGATGGGTGGGAATGGATTGTATCTTAAAGGATATGACACTCCCATTCGTGCAAAGTTCAAAGGGGAAAGACCAGACGGTGCACATATTTGGGAATTAGAGACCATTCCTGAATTAATCGAAACTATTTTTACAGTGCAAGCAACTCCTAGTTTCCATGTAGAAGTGGATTATGAACTGATAAACCAAAAAGACAATCTCCTTCTTGGAAAAATCATAGACCGAAGACAAACCTATGCTACGAGACAAGATCCGAGAAATGAAAAAGTTCGAGGAAATGTTGTAGCATCAAATTTTTTAGTCGCAAAAACTAATATCGATTTTTCAAAGCTAACCGGGGTTAGCTCGCAAGTGATCCTTTCGGATATTCAACGAACTGTCTTAAAGGATTACCCACAATCAAAAGTGGTATTTCTTTCAGTCTCAATTCATAGTGATGAAATTGATTTGATGAAGGAACACAAAAAACCTCTTTTTATATTGGATACGGAAACCTTTGAGTCTTTTTCCTCTGAAGATGTGTTCAATCCCAAAAAAACCTTTGAAGATGAATTTTTATTGGATGATAAAATCCAAGAGTATAAAAAGAAAAAAATTGGTTCTTATATCTATTACCCTCTATTCATTCAAATGAAAGACATGCATTTTTTTGCATATATTTCACTCGAGACGGAAAGACCCGGAATTCCTGGTGAAGTATTGGATTTGTTTAAAGAGGTTGAACGTACGTTTCAAGAAAGAATCATGGACTCAAATACCCATATTCTTGATATCAAACAAAACGTACTGAACGTTTCCCGAGGTGGGGTCGCCTTGGAAGTTAACGATATGGAAATTATTAGAGCACTGAAAGTGAAACCTACATTTACTTTAGATATCAATTTTAAATTGCAAGCTCCGATCCGGATGGCAGTAGAATTGCGACATCTGGAAGAGGTGAATGACTATTTTAGATTGGGTGGAAGGATCACAGGTGTGAGCGGAGATAAAAAAGCCAAAGAGATTTATCACAGTCTTATTGATTTTTTTGGCTAA
- the hisS gene encoding histidine--tRNA ligase → MKEQKLTTENYKGTRDFYPEDMRLRNYLFSVMKDVVRSYGYEEYDGPMVESLDLYRAKTGEEIVGKQIYNFIDKGDREVAIRPEMTPTVARMVAKKLRDLPRPIRWFSIPNLWRYEQPGLGRLREHWQLNVDMFGVTSSRAELEILSLACDILFAFGAPRNSFKVTISHRSLLDEFLLDGLKVSPNQAHEVSKILDKKNKITEDEYVALVSKTIPNDPSAISKINLFLASTTETLNQIPGIKEETLNAIRTLFEDLKTIGLQDIIYFDPSVVRGFDYYTGFIFEIFDTSPQNKRSLYGGGRYDNLIGLFSNEELSGIGFGLGDVTLQNFLTAHNLLPKFSSDSTVYIPLLDESSFTENHNFAKELRKEKIATEVSLVSQKMGKQLSYAEKKGYRWILLRGEDEIKAGTVTLKDMATRNQWTSSFPEALQKIKEELSK, encoded by the coding sequence TTGAAAGAACAAAAACTAACAACAGAAAACTATAAAGGCACTAGGGATTTTTATCCTGAAGATATGCGCCTTCGCAATTATTTATTCTCGGTCATGAAAGATGTCGTCAGGTCGTATGGATACGAAGAATACGATGGACCTATGGTAGAATCATTGGATCTTTACAGAGCCAAAACGGGTGAGGAAATCGTAGGAAAACAAATTTATAATTTCATTGATAAGGGAGATCGCGAAGTTGCAATTCGTCCCGAAATGACACCAACTGTTGCTAGGATGGTGGCAAAAAAATTACGCGACTTACCTCGCCCTATTCGTTGGTTTTCCATTCCTAACCTTTGGAGATACGAACAACCTGGCCTCGGCCGACTGCGGGAACATTGGCAATTGAATGTAGATATGTTTGGTGTGACAAGTAGTAGAGCCGAATTGGAAATATTGTCTTTGGCTTGCGATATTTTATTTGCTTTTGGTGCACCAAGGAATAGTTTTAAAGTTACCATTTCTCATAGATCACTTCTCGACGAATTTTTGTTAGATGGTTTGAAAGTAAGTCCAAACCAAGCTCATGAAGTTTCAAAAATTTTGGACAAAAAAAACAAAATTACTGAAGATGAATATGTTGCACTTGTTTCGAAAACAATTCCGAACGATCCTTCCGCGATTTCTAAAATCAATTTGTTTTTGGCATCTACTACAGAAACTTTGAATCAGATTCCTGGTATCAAAGAAGAAACTTTAAATGCCATTCGAACTTTGTTTGAAGATTTGAAAACTATCGGATTACAAGACATCATCTATTTTGACCCATCAGTGGTTAGAGGTTTTGACTATTATACAGGTTTTATATTTGAAATTTTTGATACGTCCCCGCAGAACAAACGTTCGCTATATGGCGGAGGAAGGTATGATAATTTAATTGGTCTTTTTTCCAATGAGGAACTTTCTGGAATTGGATTTGGACTTGGTGATGTAACTCTCCAAAATTTTTTAACAGCACATAATTTGTTACCAAAATTTTCAAGTGATTCCACTGTATATATTCCACTACTAGATGAGTCTTCATTTACAGAGAACCATAACTTTGCGAAAGAACTACGAAAGGAAAAGATTGCCACTGAGGTGTCTTTAGTTTCTCAAAAGATGGGAAAACAACTTTCGTATGCAGAGAAAAAAGGATATCGATGGATCCTTCTTCGCGGGGAAGACGAAATCAAAGCGGGAACTGTGACTTTAAAAGATATGGCAACTCGTAACCAATGGACGTCTTCATTTCCTGAAGCACTTCAAAAGATAAAAGAAGAGCTTTCTAAATGA
- a CDS encoding phosphatase PAP2 family protein, which produces MNLISTIDLKLSIWIQKYLHHPKLSWVLSRVNRGEMFALVLLPLMFLSELYKPVYFSLPFVLVFTYITDRLVLVLKKYFARKRPLVSVMGKVDSNPDMKHSFPSAHSANSIVVSTILVFAFHETPYFFFFSLFAGVGRLVTLHHFVSDIVGGWIIGFGIGLIAVLFHFYLWPYCLTL; this is translated from the coding sequence ATGAATTTGATTTCTACTATCGACTTAAAGCTATCTATTTGGATCCAAAAGTATTTACACCATCCAAAGCTTAGTTGGGTTTTGTCCAGAGTCAATCGTGGGGAAATGTTTGCTTTAGTTTTGTTGCCCCTTATGTTTTTGAGTGAATTATACAAACCAGTTTACTTTAGTTTGCCTTTTGTACTCGTATTCACTTACATAACGGATCGTTTGGTATTGGTGTTAAAAAAATACTTCGCTAGGAAACGTCCCCTAGTTAGTGTTATGGGAAAAGTAGATTCCAATCCAGATATGAAACACTCCTTTCCCTCGGCACATAGTGCTAATTCGATTGTCGTATCTACAATTTTGGTGTTTGCCTTTCATGAAACTCCCTATTTCTTTTTCTTTAGTTTATTTGCGGGTGTGGGACGGCTTGTAACCTTACACCATTTTGTAAGTGATATTGTGGGAGGATGGATCATTGGTTTTGGAATTGGACTAATTGCAGTTCTATTTCATTTTTATCTATGGCCATATTGTTTGACACTATGA
- a CDS encoding lysophospholipid acyltransferase family protein, which produces MKHIGYFFSFLIVYLFYFPFKILPYKWCLAYGIFLTKLLYPLDKKHQKVAADNIRFAFPNYSEEQIQSLVKAHYRHLGILLAHTLWAPRMTKKWLDENLIIDAESLQIEEETKKQGVGVILISGHFGTWEILVQFLGIRMKGGGIYKKVRNPFVDRLLRSMRSKNGVVLVPVQESTQVIKLLKQGYWIGFGADQNAGKAGIFVPFMNRQASTFVGPALMAYLTGAKMLYYSVLAGENGKVIVRVKDLGFVDKKLYPSKDDVIRHYTELWTKTLEEEVKLFPEQYFWVHRRWRTQPQVTGNNQ; this is translated from the coding sequence ATGAAACATATTGGATATTTTTTCTCATTTTTAATCGTATATCTATTTTATTTTCCGTTTAAAATTCTTCCATATAAGTGGTGTTTGGCGTATGGAATTTTTTTAACCAAACTTCTTTATCCACTGGATAAAAAACACCAGAAGGTAGCGGCAGATAATATTCGGTTTGCATTCCCGAATTATTCTGAAGAACAAATTCAAAGTTTAGTAAAAGCTCATTACAGACATTTGGGGATCTTACTTGCTCATACACTTTGGGCGCCACGGATGACAAAAAAATGGTTGGATGAAAATTTGATTATTGATGCAGAAAGCCTACAAATCGAAGAAGAAACCAAAAAACAAGGAGTAGGAGTGATCTTAATTTCTGGTCACTTTGGCACTTGGGAAATTTTAGTTCAATTTTTGGGAATCCGAATGAAGGGCGGCGGTATTTACAAAAAGGTGAGAAACCCCTTTGTCGATCGGCTTTTACGCAGTATGCGTTCTAAAAATGGAGTGGTCCTTGTTCCTGTGCAAGAGTCTACTCAAGTGATCAAACTTCTGAAACAAGGTTATTGGATAGGTTTTGGTGCTGACCAAAATGCTGGAAAAGCAGGAATTTTTGTTCCCTTTATGAATCGCCAAGCCTCTACCTTTGTGGGTCCGGCCCTAATGGCTTACTTAACTGGAGCCAAAATGTTATATTATTCAGTGTTAGCTGGTGAAAACGGAAAAGTGATCGTTCGAGTGAAGGATTTAGGTTTTGTTGATAAAAAACTTTATCCATCAAAAGACGATGTGATCAGACATTATACGGAACTATGGACCAAAACTTTGGAAGAAGAAGTGAAGTTGTTTCCGGAGCAGTACTTTTGGGTGCACCGTCGTTGGAGAACCCAACCGCAAGTCACCGGAAACAATCAGTAA
- a CDS encoding Re/Si-specific NAD(P)(+) transhydrogenase subunit alpha yields the protein MKIGVIKEPSYENRVAITPDVVDPLKKLGFTVSVETTAGDNAFFSDQDYKDVGATIESRDSILSGSDIVVSIHALDETSAKKIGKDKIYIATLSPLAFPKKVKEIANASFKIFSMDTIPRITRAQSMDVLSSQATVSGYKAVLLAASNYSRFFPMLTTAAGTITPARVLILGAGVAGLQAIATSRRLGAVVDVFDTRPEVKEQCMSLGAKFVEVEGAADASNTGGYAVEQTEDYQRRQKEAIAKFAEKADIIITTALIPGKKAPLLITKEMVDKMRQGSVIVDLAAVNGGNCEVTENDKTIVYKGITIIGNSNLQSTQPMDASKMYAKNIVNFLKLFVNKEKQFNINLEDEIINACMIAENGSVRHKPTLALLGE from the coding sequence ATGAAAATAGGCGTAATCAAAGAACCATCTTATGAAAACCGAGTGGCAATCACTCCGGATGTTGTTGACCCTTTGAAAAAGTTAGGTTTCACTGTTTCAGTTGAAACTACAGCTGGGGACAATGCATTTTTCTCCGACCAAGATTATAAAGATGTCGGTGCAACAATTGAATCAAGAGATTCAATTCTCTCTGGATCGGACATTGTAGTTTCCATTCATGCTTTGGATGAAACAAGTGCCAAAAAAATCGGCAAAGATAAAATCTACATTGCTACACTTTCTCCACTCGCTTTTCCAAAAAAAGTAAAAGAAATTGCAAATGCTTCCTTTAAAATATTCTCTATGGATACTATCCCGCGAATCACTCGCGCGCAATCCATGGATGTTCTCAGTAGCCAAGCAACTGTTTCTGGATACAAAGCAGTATTACTTGCTGCTTCCAATTACAGTCGTTTTTTCCCGATGTTGACTACGGCAGCAGGAACTATCACTCCTGCAAGAGTCCTCATTCTTGGTGCTGGTGTTGCTGGCCTGCAAGCTATCGCAACTTCCCGCCGACTGGGAGCTGTAGTGGATGTATTTGATACAAGACCAGAAGTAAAAGAGCAGTGTATGTCTCTTGGAGCAAAATTTGTGGAAGTAGAAGGTGCAGCTGATGCATCGAATACAGGTGGTTATGCGGTAGAGCAAACAGAAGACTACCAAAGACGCCAAAAAGAAGCTATTGCGAAATTTGCTGAAAAAGCAGATATCATCATTACGACAGCTCTGATTCCAGGAAAAAAAGCACCTCTACTCATCACAAAAGAGATGGTAGATAAAATGAGACAAGGTTCTGTAATCGTAGATTTGGCAGCAGTCAACGGTGGTAACTGTGAAGTTACAGAAAACGATAAAACAATTGTTTATAAAGGCATCACAATTATTGGAAACTCAAATCTACAAAGCACCCAGCCAATGGATGCAAGTAAGATGTATGCAAAAAATATTGTGAACTTCCTCAAGTTATTTGTGAACAAAGAAAAACAATTCAACATCAACTTGGAAGATGAGATCATTAATGCATGTATGATTGCAGAAAATGGTTCAGTTCGTCACAAACCTACGCTAGCACTTCTCGGAGAATAA
- a CDS encoding UDP-glucuronic acid decarboxylase family protein: MAKRILITGGAGFIGSHLAETLLNEGNQIIVLDNFHTGRKENLTHLLPNPNFELIRHDITDSIKLEVDQIYNMACPASPVHYQSNPIKTIKTNVLGMMNMLGLAKRVKARILQASTSEVYGNPLEHPQTESYWGNVNTIGIRSCYDEGKRVAETLCFDYHRQHAVDIRVIRIFNTYGPRMIPDDGRVVSNFIVQALRGENITIYGDGSQTRSFCYVDDLVRGIITMMNTEGFIGPVNLGNEGEFTVKELAELVIKETGSKSKIIYLPLPQDDPTRRKPNLSLAKEKLNYSTTVPLVEGVKKTIEYFSKRV, translated from the coding sequence ATGGCAAAAAGAATCCTTATCACAGGTGGAGCCGGATTTATCGGATCCCATCTTGCAGAAACTCTTCTGAACGAGGGAAATCAGATCATCGTATTGGACAATTTCCATACAGGAAGAAAGGAAAATCTAACCCACCTTCTTCCCAATCCAAATTTTGAACTAATCCGCCATGATATTACGGACTCCATCAAATTAGAAGTGGATCAAATCTACAATATGGCTTGCCCAGCCTCTCCAGTGCATTACCAAAGTAACCCGATCAAAACCATCAAAACAAATGTTTTGGGTATGATGAATATGCTTGGACTTGCCAAACGAGTGAAGGCGCGAATCCTCCAGGCAAGTACCTCTGAAGTTTATGGAAATCCACTCGAACACCCGCAAACTGAATCATATTGGGGAAATGTAAATACAATCGGAATCCGTAGTTGTTATGACGAAGGGAAACGAGTTGCGGAAACTTTATGTTTTGATTACCACCGCCAACATGCTGTCGACATTCGTGTGATCCGTATTTTTAATACCTATGGTCCGCGTATGATTCCGGATGACGGTCGTGTGGTAAGTAACTTTATCGTACAAGCGTTACGCGGAGAAAACATCACTATTTATGGTGATGGTAGTCAAACTCGATCCTTCTGTTATGTGGATGACTTAGTTCGCGGAATCATAACGATGATGAACACAGAAGGTTTCATTGGACCCGTAAACTTAGGCAATGAAGGCGAATTTACTGTGAAGGAATTGGCAGAACTTGTAATCAAAGAAACGGGAAGTAAATCTAAAATTATTTATCTTCCACTTCCACAAGACGACCCGACACGAAGAAAACCAAACTTGAGTTTAGCGAAAGAAAAATTGAATTATTCAACGACCGTCCCGTTAGTGGAAGGCGTAAAAAAAACCATCGAATATTTTAGCAAAAGAGTATAA
- a CDS encoding M50 family metallopeptidase: MAEKPVKFVIFLSLILSLVAFWDHQFTSYLKEFVVLIHEICHATAALFSGGVVKGIALHGNEGGETIAVPASFRGSFILVVSAGYIGSSLVGAFLLRLGFQGRHARQTMILFGMFLISVSVLYSKLGDLAYFTGIFWGVGILVTGMLGETISILSLVFLGTSISLYSLYDLSDFAERLTETDAGILAFWMAGLGPEDLQNQEVPTVVVVLGYMIATLWSLLSIGIIFMSLRSSLSHEETHDFPDMEESFERFPGDLSPEAKLWLEKRGVDPESGIVLPPNLFQDFPPKDNSP; the protein is encoded by the coding sequence ATGGCAGAAAAACCGGTCAAATTTGTCATTTTTCTCTCTTTGATTTTGAGCTTAGTTGCGTTTTGGGATCACCAATTCACATCTTACCTCAAAGAATTTGTTGTACTCATCCATGAAATTTGCCATGCCACTGCTGCTCTCTTCAGTGGCGGAGTTGTGAAAGGAATCGCCCTTCACGGAAATGAAGGTGGGGAAACCATTGCTGTTCCTGCTTCGTTTCGTGGTTCTTTTATCCTCGTTGTTTCTGCTGGTTACATTGGTTCTTCTCTTGTGGGAGCTTTTTTACTTCGTTTAGGATTCCAAGGTCGCCATGCTCGCCAAACAATGATTTTGTTTGGTATGTTCCTTATTTCTGTAAGCGTATTGTATTCCAAACTGGGTGACCTTGCCTATTTTACAGGTATTTTTTGGGGTGTAGGAATTCTCGTTACCGGTATGTTAGGCGAAACGATTTCGATCCTATCCTTAGTTTTTTTAGGAACTAGTATCTCTCTCTATTCATTGTATGATCTTTCTGACTTTGCAGAAAGACTTACAGAAACAGATGCGGGAATTCTAGCTTTTTGGATGGCCGGGTTAGGACCAGAAGACTTACAGAATCAGGAAGTTCCGACTGTAGTAGTTGTTCTCGGTTACATGATTGCAACTCTTTGGTCACTTCTCAGCATCGGGATTATTTTTATGTCCCTACGCAGTTCGCTTAGCCACGAAGAAACCCATGATTTTCCGGATATGGAAGAATCTTTTGAGAGATTTCCGGGAGACCTTTCTCCAGAAGCAAAACTTTGGTTGGAAAAACGTGGAGTTGATCCAGAAAGTGGGATCGTTTTGCCCCCCAATTTGTTCCAAGACTTCCCCCCTAAAGACAATAGTCCTTAA